GCAATGATATCTGATCGAAAAGCAACCTTTTTACTTGCATCAACAGTTAAAAGTATTGGCAAAAGTATTCAGGATTTCAACATCAGCAGATCATCGATACAGAGGGCAAGGATACATGAGAGAGATAAAATATGCAGTAActtgaaagaaattttttgtcctAAATCTCCTTTAAGGACCTAACAAGGAGAAAAATGGTCGATCGTGTACTTGTAATTTTATCTGGATTCGGTACTAGTCGACTTCTAGGTGTTCCTAAGTTGGCCCCTGGAACTGGCGAGGACCAGGCAAAAGCTATTCATCTGTTGCTAGAGGAATATCAAACATTTTGTGAGAGCTCTATGTTTTGATACAACAGCAAGTAACACTGGGAAAATCAATGGTGTATGTGCATTACTTGcatcaaaattgaaaagaaatcttATATACTTACACTGTCGATATCATGTATTTGAATTGGTTTTAGCAAGTGTTTTCTCCATTTGTATGGGCCCCTCATCTGGGCCTGatattcaagtttttaaaaggtTTCAGAAGGAGtgggaaaaaatcaacaaaacaaactttaagACGGTCTTCCTCCTCGAGGTATACACTTTATTGCACCAGGAGCTATGTATCATGCTCGTTGGATGAACAAGGCATTGTACGTCTCAAGATTTATTTGTTTCGAGATAAATTCAAGCTCACTGCTAAGGAAATTAGAGGAATTcgcaatatttctatttttattgtgaaaatatatatcagagCTTGGTTCACAGCTCCTGATGTTATATCTGTTATCTCTTAagcttgatttttttgaaaatacaaatccAGAAATTTAAGAAGCtgcaatcaaaaaaatttcaagggaTCTGTACTATTTAAACGATCATAATATAGCCTTGTCATTTTTTGACCCAAAAGTGTCatctcaagaaaaaagaaatatggtcAAAGCAATTAACAATTCGGAAAGGCCCATTAATCTATCAAATACATCAAAGCAAGCAATAATAAACAGGAAAAATATTTGGCAATTAtccttatcaaattttatttcaaaaaaataccatacacttttttacaagtttggatataacaaataatttccttcaaacTGACCCTGAAACTTGGCATTCAAGAGAAGACTATAAGGCCTGCATGTTGAATCATTAACAACTTAATAGGTATTAATGATTTGGCTGAAAGAGGAGTTGCCCTCATAAACGAATTCAACTCTTTTATAATTACTGATGAAGTGCggatgcaatatttattacaagttgTCCAAGACCATCGAAAGAGATTTCCCGATtcgaaaaaaagtacattaagtaggatagattatttaatttttttaaatatcaacaacACTCATTGTATTACGACTGACGTGTTGGAGACCCCTcccttatttaaatttttgttcttgttgTAGATTTTTCTCTGTCCAATCTTCCCTTCAGTCCTTTACTCCGGCACACCCCCTGTGGAAACTTTTGCTGTAgaagattttaattttctacaGCAATGGGCTTAGCCTTTAAATCCTTTTTCTAATAAGTCACTTTTTTGAAGTATAGCTACGACTCAGACCTATACATAAGGGTggtaattttggtaagaatagaaaagcgtgcgaggagaagagaagaaatacttatggcatctttgattaaataatatacatcttcttctatcaatcatgaacgttatcattcccgcctttattattcaatattaatataataatattagatggtgatagtctatagagaactgaataaaatccctaaaataacgtcgccttctgtctggatttctgaaaatggaggaccaggaatttggaaaatacttaccggataaGAAACAGATAGTTTgttggatttgtcgatataaatgtgcctttagtcccatgtcaagaattacacgccactcattattatcatatcaagagcatgaatattcatctaaaaaatcaagttagtgatgaatacatcaagtcagactttaactcttatctcacaaagatgtttattgtatgtaatatacccttatccattgctaatcatctatgttcaaaaaatttatggagaaacatacgggtaaacctatcccttcccgaggaaccattatttaattaatggaggatgttggtactgatgtcatttatagaaatacatataaaaatgttttgagtcatccacactaaatgacgatcaagttatcagtaaaaaaatatttactaatgtcgaaatgaaactctgaattttgtactatctcacagtaagtattcaattttttttaaatctaaccctaaaatatgattctattttagctaaacatatcaagaattatgatacacaactcagtaaagggcaaaaacaactgcttaaatggtcacaacaacgggggtagtagctctgtatggtttgcaactagtttgtctgagactagtttcttcgctttaagacttgggtatgataattagggtttccaatattacatagtcaataaatattacttttttatcactaaaggcttagctatggttgataggctccaagaaatggtgttcagaaaactcataaaaggcaaaaacaactgtttaaatggtcacaacaacgagggtagttacattgggtgttgcattataattaacaattgtgtatatccttcatgataatagtatgttgttatataagcataaataacggggggaaatctttcttgatgctcttaataaggagtaatatcgctggacattactacataattagcttttgctctaaatctttcagatggatttatttctaacattttttttattagtatatttattgtctaattttatgattttgacatttactttattattaataattagttaaatctcatcggtagagatatatctatcctgtgcacaattgtatatagtaacttccacatgaagaagaaggGTGATAATCTTTtcattaaactccacgtctcgtttgtgttttgcaaccttaagttatgacatatttaactggattccaatgtcagaacaagaaaatattatttggatcaatctattatatcaatattttatatttgtaatttattgttattattagttatatgattctaattgtttaattttgtatatttaacataaatatatgatggtttattttttgttaaataaattctatttaatttaagcttttttttttaaacttggaacttccaATATATTTCGAGATTAAGTCATTTACGACCATAATTTTGTTACTTTCTTTGACATATGACCCTTAATTTACGATAAAGCTTAGGCAAGGGACGTGAGAGCCGTTGTAAACCTGATATATATTGTGATTTCTTTACTTTGAACTAAGAAGCTCTGTCCAGGAAATACGGCACAACCCTTGCTTATTTAACGGGGAGTTCCAAAGACTACTGGAGAGTACTGGAGTTATTAAAAACCAATGACGAAAACATTTGgtactttgcttttttttctgacttttatttcaaatatcagaaattatatttatatatttagagttaTTATTGTGTATTTGAGATCTCAAGgtgtatgtatataatctaTATTTCAAAGTTGATTTGTACACTTATATGTCATTGTAAATTCCATGAggatatattttccaaatatccTTGTATACCAACAATCTGTAATTGAAGTCATCGAAGCCGACATTTAACTCCTTGTATTTTGATCTGAAAGTTGATCAAAGcattattatatgtttatatttttgtatgatatataCAGGCCCTTCCGTTTAAAACACaacgttatttaaaatttattggacAACTGTATTGGGATGATATAagcaaaaacaataatttcagGTTTAGATAGGATCTTATCTTGATCAGTTTTTGAGGTCATCATATGTAAATAGAGACCTTATTGTTCCCTTCTCTATTTTAGAAGCTTCAGATGTCTAAAGAGGAATCTATTGAGGGTCCTATACACGATCAAGGACCCGTGGAATACCGCGATTTTCACTTTTGCAACCTAGAGCTGAACTTCGCGAAAAATTGCTGCGTAAAGTTCAACACCAGGCTGGAAAAAGTAATCCCGCCCAAAAAATTGCTATTTTGctaacgaataaaaaaaatgtccctTTCAATAATCTTATTTGCAATTTGTCTGAAAAGGAtaatatttctgaaaataaattgttgtgtTTTAAACTAAGGGtctgtataattaatttactccGTTAAGAATGAACGTCTCTGCTTCCGCTTCTTTGATTGCTGGACATTGGTAATTAAAGAGACATTTGCAATTTGTGTCAGTGAGGTATTTTGAAGTTCTTCCAACTCTGCTCCGACAGTATTCATTTTCAGAACatatgtttaactaaaataaataaataaatatattagttagaACAATATAAACATGAGCTTTTTGATAATGTtggtttgtaataaaaaagtatttgacctATGGATATTATACAGAAATACTCCATGATATTTTTGGGTAATTCCACATCAAATCGTCAAAAGGCTTTCAAATATCTCCGGAaccatttttaatgtaaatgaaaatatatcagaaataaaatttgttatcctcttagaaatatattgtaaataacaTTTGCAGTATAAGTATTTGATTCACCATTCTTGGggttataattatcaaaatcaaaaaaatggttggatgaaaaatacaaattatcacCCTAAGAATACCATTCCAAACGTCAAATATGGGAGTTAAAACATTATGTGTTAGGAATGTTTTTTCTGGTAAGGCAAAAGAACATCAAAGGGACATTGGTTTTTTCCCTGGGCAATAAAAATAGGTCGTTTAATACGATTTTTGCcacaaaaatgacaaaaacacACATCCAGTTCAACAAAGAAGTGCCTCAAGAAGAATCACAGTAAGGCCATGTAGTGGCCTTGCCAGTCTCCGGACCTAAATCCAATTGAATATCTTTATCtgtgggcaaacttataaaaattgagcaaaggataaaatacttattaactCCACTGTAGAACAATATTAAACTTGATCAACAGGCTCAAATTTAATATGATCGGTCATTATATAAGGCCATGGCCTCAAAATGAGTTATTATagaatgaaattgaaaaaaaacttttatatatatttgtacttttcaGAAATGCATTGTTTTTGGAAATTGAGTCATAGGTTCACAATATATGACTGTTTAAAATTTGCTACACACAAATGTTTCTGGAATAATAAACGGCTCTAAAATTTTGGGAACGGattatttgattgataaatttaatcaaattgtaatattatcagttcaaaatttgcttttttttcatgGCGGTTTGACatggaagaaattacacctttgAGGTTTTGAACCTGACATAAGGCTTACCTGTTTGCAAAAGTATGAAATGGAGACGACGTAGACGTTGTGCTTTCTATAGTACTCATATTTCGTTTCATACTCTTCATCATTAGAGCAATGACAATTAATGTTATCCTTCATTGCAACCTTTAAGCCATATTCGTCATAATAATGATTACTCGTATACGCAGGAAGAGAGCCGTGGCATATTGGTACAGGTGGAGGAGCGTCCTTGCAGTACTATAAGTGGGAATAGAAAGAGTAATATAAAGACTTAGTTAATTGGGAAAATTACATAAATCCAGACTATTTTAAATACGTATTTACAACGACAGAGGGATTAAATAATGCAATcacttttttaacaatatcaGTCCTGGCACCAAGTGTAAATGCTCAACTTTATCGGTGGGATCATTCTTAAGAAATTGTAGATTTTTAGTCAATATGTACCAGGGATGGCGGCAAGTACATTAAAATGTACTTAGACCATTTACAGttctttattgaaattttaagtacaaattcaattatttagctcttttttaaaatgttttgaagtcATTTAAAGCACTTCAATGAAGTCCAAATACAAGAAtgatcaaaaaaacaacaacaacatatacTTAAAGGTTtgtttcaatcatttttgtcaataaattatatcacaacttcaaacttttgaataaaaggtTTTATATTTACCGAAATCAGTTTTTACAGATGGTCAATTACcttttgcattttaaaaaatgtcaaaagggGGCGCaggtttgattatttttacatccaatggacagaaaacaatataaatttgtaaaagtggaggttttaaaatagaaatttacctattagatatatatatatatatttaagattgttttagtttagaattttcccataaacaaacaaaatataattcaatcttcttaattttttattggctCTCTTAGAGATAGCCTGTTTACActagttgtttttaaaatattttaaaactaaattagggaaatatttaatataatttaatgtagtaAGTACTTAGAATAACTTAAATACTACTTTTTAAACAAGATATCAGTATTTCTGATTCATATTTACTCTGGTATAAGTACTAAATTGTATCACATAAAAACACTATTGTACTTGCCCTCATATCtgatatgtatattgtattttatatggCATGCATAGATTGAAACAATTagtcaaaaaaacaattttaattcaaacatgttcatatttaatttaaaatgtttgacGATTTGGTGGATCTTCATAAATTTGTACATATCGACTAAGAATCTGGCACTTTgttttgttcttaaaattttctacatatataatagtCCCATTCCAGACATTTGTAGAGCTCATGGGCATTAACgatatatcttaaaatatatatttttggaatttgatTATCCTTACagaaatcataaatttaatatgtgatcaAAAACAGGGTTAGGGGGTAGTaacttggtgccaggtccggaCTGTTGGGTGGATGATAAATAAATTCCCATCCATGCTTCTGGGGCGTCATCCAATTGTGTTCGACCCGGCGTTGTCTTGATAAAACAAGATTCTTCTCAtagtcgattttttttaaaatgtcaaacCTTCTGTAAATGGTTTAAAACGGTTATATGATGAATGTTCCCCTCCTGGGCGATGCTACAACTATCACCATGACGGTTTATCTTGGTATTTTCCCtgatttatgaacattttcGACAAGAGGCATGCTAGTGTGTGTTATATAGCTCACTTTCACTAGCAGAACGAAATCGCTTTAGCCACTGTTGTGAAGGACAAACCAAAAGAGTTTCGACCATTTATACAATAGAAATTTTCTTGAACGTTTGTGCGAGTTTTTCCCTTTCAagaagtaaaatttcaaaaatataaatggcgaatttcttccctTGGGACCTTCATACTCGACGTACAATAATTAACGACTAAAACCGGTCTAGCACAATTCTCTCCAAAAAACAtacctttacaacactttatcgtatgatctgatCTGATCAATCATAAAGAAGATGTATTCAATGTAAACAAGGGCGGACATACGAAACTACTTTTTCCCAGCATGTTATATCAGCGAAAAAGAAAGGAGCCAGTGTCACTGCTTCTACAACCAATGGCATTTAGGGTGATGATACTGacagaaaatattgttttgaacaATTGAAAACCATCACTTTCAACTTTAGTTACAGAGCGATAATTCAGAGCAGAGGTCTACGTTATGTGATCAAGTTGAAGAAAGTTCTTTTTCCTTCATTGAACTTAATTTGTTACATAATGTTTTACCATTTATGACCTGATAAcatacattttactttttaatgagGACTTCGTTTATATGTAAGTCAAAATTAATGGCTTTGGAGATAGTTGAATTCCTTAATTACGTTTTTTTGATTCCAAGATGTGACTGTATAGTGATGTTTTAAGCTAGTAACAAAGATGGAAATCTTCTTCTTGCCTGATCTTGCTATCTTGacttttaaatgattataagcatgctcttaaaataaattttatgtgttATCCATTTACTCTAAATCCTATGGATCTCTTTCCCCTATCTACTTTtacttattactttaatttaatttatgagataGTACTTctccatttctttttataaatactctGACAGGTTTGTAAATGTCAGAGTTGCTggtttttagaatatataaaattatcgtATTCCTCCACGACTTCTCTTTTGTTTCCTCGGTCATTGTGGATCCTCTTTTGATAGTTTGTGTCAGACACAATATCGTTGACGAGAATGAAATCCAGACAACGTTACCTCCCAGCTGTGAGATCGGTGGCAATGTTAGCCTAACAGGTCGTGGTTATCCCGTTTTCTTCGATATAGAGAATCTTACTCCGTCTACGAAAGGCGAAGGCCATACAGTTTTTACCTCACGGAGGATACAATTGGACACTTCTCACTGATACAAGACGAGGTGTGTATTCGTGGGATCACATCTGTCAGTATTGTATTAATCCCTAGTATGTCTTATTCACCCATGTTCCTACTCTTCCTTCTATTCCCAGGGTTGGTGAATGTGTAAAAGtggaaaagttaattttgttttaattttaacaaatatgttCTTAAATACCTAATCATACAtgtccaaaaaataaatctttgcaATTTGCTCTAGATTTAGTATTAGATATGGTTAAAACTAGTGCAGATTTATGAAATTGACTCTCTATGTATGTGTAAAATTAGTTACTTTATACTGATGAAGGCTATGTGTTATGGATCGTCCGTCATACGGATCCCATTCTGGAGAACACTGCACATTTCTACAATCACAAATCTTTGCTTGGCTTGTTccccattcatttttttggatatagGAGCAAATTGATCCAGTTAAACAAATTGGctgtaatagaaaaaaagagaataagattaataattatgcaacgtataattttttaacaatttttgttgtttattcTATAACAGATGacataaaaaacaaaccaaatacatttatttatataacctGCTGAGACACcatgaataaaatgttaaaaaaaaattttagtcaTGTTATTTTatggtaaaattaaaataaaaagaaaaaaaatacttaatcaattactgtttttttaaatgtgcctttcattggtcagatggagttacattGATTACGTAAAAATAAGCCAGTGTATATGGGTTAGCCTTAGAAGAGCTttgatcaaagtttttttttaaattat
The Lepeophtheirus salmonis chromosome 10, UVic_Lsal_1.4, whole genome shotgun sequence DNA segment above includes these coding regions:
- the LOC121125726 gene encoding U-scoloptoxin(11)-Sm5a; translated protein: MVEGKSVGLFVKWITLSHIICSNPSYGFPRHKNTPICLTGSICSYIQKNEWGTSQAKICDCRNVQCSPEWDPYDGRSITHSLHQYKYCKDAPPPVPICHGSLPAYTSNHYYDEYGLKVAMKDNINCHCSNDEEYETKYEYYRKHNVYVVSISYFCKQLNICSENEYCRSRVGRTSKYLTDTNCKCLFNYQCPAIKEAEAETFILNGIKIQGVKCRLR